A region of Argentina anserina chromosome 5, drPotAnse1.1, whole genome shotgun sequence DNA encodes the following proteins:
- the LOC126793819 gene encoding uncharacterized protein LOC126793819: MGWLTRFLAAVAFLAMGVIFSPETFGSKSDGPLSTYLKLAHLLSFSTAFGAALWVTFIGGIIMFKNLPRHQFGNLQSKMFPAYFTMVGICCAISVASFGYLHPWSSATLSDKYQLGFLISSLAFNLSNLFVFTPMTIEMMKQRHKIEREQNIGEEVGWSKNVQVAKVNPKLAAMNKKFGMIHGLSSLANIMAFGSLAMHSWYLAGKLDL, from the exons ATGGGTTGGCTGACTCGATTCCTGGCGGCCGTGGCTTTCCTAGCCATGGGAGTGATTTTCTCACCGGAGACTTTCGGATCCAAGTCGGACGGTCCGCTCTCCACCTACCTGAAGCTGGCTCATCTGCTCAGCTTCTCCACCGCGTTCGGGGCCGCTCTCTGGGTCACCTTCATCGGCGGCATCATCATGTTCAa GAATCTTCCGAGGCATCAGTTCGGTAATCTGCAGAGTAAGATGTTTCCGGCCTATTTCACTATGGTCGGGATCTGCTGTGCCATTTCAGTTGCTTCTTTTGGGTATTTGCATCCATGGAGCTCTGCCACCCTATCAGACAAGTACCAGCTCGGCTTTTTGATTTCTTCATTGGCCTTCAATCTCTCCAACTTGTTCGTCTTCACTCCCATGACTATTGAG ATGATGAAGCAGAGGCATAAGATAGAGAGGGAACAGAACATTGGGGAAGAAGTTGGATGGTCCAAAAATGTGCAAGTTGCAAAGGTGAACCCAAAACTAGCAGCCATGAATAAGAAGTTCGGGATGATTCACGGGCTATCCTCTCTTGCTAATATCATGGCCTTTGGCAGCCTTGCCATGCACTCGTGGTACTTGGCAGGTAAACTTGATCTGTAG